From the genome of uncultured Bacteroides sp.:
AAAGGTAAAAACGGAATTACTCACCGCCAGAAGGTGATGAACAAATACCTGAACATTACAGACGTTGCTCCTCAGGACGGACTTGATATTGTTACTACCATCGATGTAGGAATGCAGGATATTGCAGAAAAAGCATTATTGGACAAGCTGAAAGAAATTGATGCTAGTGTAGGTGTTGCCGTGCTGATGGAAGTTGCCACAGGAGAAGTTAAGGCCATTGTAAACATGACTAAATGCAGTGATGGCAATTACCGGGAAATAAAGAATAATGCTGTATCTGATATGATGGAACCCGGTTCTACATTCAAAACAGCATCCATAATGGTTGCATTGGAAGATGGAAAGATAACTCCTAACGATGGAGTAGATACAGGTAACGGTCAAAAGTTAATGCACGGACGCGTAATGAAGGATCACAACTGGGCAAGAGGTGGATATCAATACCTTACTGTGCCAGAAATATTGATGGTTTCTTCAAACATCGGGGTTTCTACCATTATTGATAATGCTTACTTCAACAATCCTAAAAAATATGTTGAGGGACTCTACAGAGTGGGTATTAATGCAGATCTTCATATTCCAATAAAGGGTGCAGGAAAAGCTCATATTCGCATACCAAATAAGGACAACTGGTCTAATACAGCTTTGGCATGGATGTCTATTGGTTACGAGAGTCAAATACCTCCTATCAATACACTTGCGTTCTACAATGCTATTGCTAATAATGGAGTGATGATAGCTCCTAAATTTGTAAAGGGAGTGATGAAGAATGGCGAGATGATTCAGGATTTTCCTACTGAAGTGATTAAACCATCAATCTGCTCTGAACGGACACTGAAACAAGTTCAGTCTATTTTGCAAAGAGTTGTAAGTGAAGGGTTAGCCAAGCCGGCGGGTTCTAAACAGTTCCATGTTTCAGGAAAAACAGGTACTGCTCAGATCTCTCAGGGAAAAGGCGGATACAAATCTGGAAAAGTAAGTTACCTGGTTAGTTTCTGCGGATATTTTCCTTCGGAATCGCCTAAATATAGTTGCATCGTTGCTATACAGAAACCCGGTCTTCCAGCATCAGGTGGTTTGATGGCAGGTAGTGTATTCAGCAAAATTGCAGAAAGAGTTTATGCTAAAAACCTGAGTACGGACTTATCTTTGGCTGTTGATTCAAACTCGGTGGTAATTCCAAACGTAAAATCAGGTGAGATTAATGAAACAAAATATGTACTCGATGCATTAAAAGTACAAAACCGGGAACAGTTCACTCCTATTGGCTTTGGAAGGAAAGCATGGGGAACTGCTCAGCAAAGTTCTAATGCCGTTATTATTACAGAAAGAATGACTCTTAAAAACTTTATGCCTAGTGTAATAGGTATGGGTGCAAAAGATGCTGTATATTTGCTGGAAAGTAAAGGGCTTAAAGTATCTCTGTCCGGAATGGGCAAAGTACAATCTCAAAGTATTCCGCAAGGAACAAGAATAGTAAAAAGACAAACAGTAACCATACAATTGAATTAAATAATAATTATGAAATTAGATCAAGTAATTAAGAATATACAGGTGACTAACCTTATTGGTCACTCAGATATTGATCTGAAAGGAATTAACTCTGATTCCAGAAATGTGGAATCCGGTCATCTCTTTGTAGCAGTAAAAGGCACACAAACAGATGGACACTCTTATATCTCAACAGCTATAGAAAAAGGAGCAATAGCAGTTTTGTGCGAAGAACTTCCTACTGAGCTCTCTGAGAATGTTACATACATTCAGGTAAAGGATACAGAAGATGCTGTTGGTAAAGCTGCTACTGCATTTTATGGTGACCCAACGTCTAAATTAGAGTTAGTTGGTGTTACCGGAACAAACGGGAAAACAACAATTGCCACATTATTATATGATATATTCCGTCACTTTGGATACAAAGTAGGATTACTTTCTACTGTTTGCAACTACATTGATGATGAAGCTGTACCTGCAACTCATACTACCCCCGACCCCATTAGCTTAAATGAGTTATTGGGAAGAATGGCAGAAGCTGGCTGCAAATATGTATTTATGGAAGTTAGCTCACACTCTATCGATCAAAAAAGAATCAGTGGGCTTCGTTATGCCGGAGGTATTTTTACCAATCTGACAAGAGACCATTTAGATTATCACAAAACAGTAGAAAAT
Proteins encoded in this window:
- a CDS encoding penicillin-binding protein encodes the protein MTRYFFIILLMGLVGVAIVVKAGIIMFAERQYWKDVADRFVKENVIVHPSRGNIISADGKLMASSLPEYKIYMDFKAGGEVKDSILRDSMKVICQGLHKIFPDMSASEFKAHIQKGRKKGSRSYLIYPKRISYIQYKEVKRLPVFNMNKYKGGFHELAFNQRKKPFGSLATRTLGDVFADTAQGAKNGLELAYDTILKGKNGITHRQKVMNKYLNITDVAPQDGLDIVTTIDVGMQDIAEKALLDKLKEIDASVGVAVLMEVATGEVKAIVNMTKCSDGNYREIKNNAVSDMMEPGSTFKTASIMVALEDGKITPNDGVDTGNGQKLMHGRVMKDHNWARGGYQYLTVPEILMVSSNIGVSTIIDNAYFNNPKKYVEGLYRVGINADLHIPIKGAGKAHIRIPNKDNWSNTALAWMSIGYESQIPPINTLAFYNAIANNGVMIAPKFVKGVMKNGEMIQDFPTEVIKPSICSERTLKQVQSILQRVVSEGLAKPAGSKQFHVSGKTGTAQISQGKGGYKSGKVSYLVSFCGYFPSESPKYSCIVAIQKPGLPASGGLMAGSVFSKIAERVYAKNLSTDLSLAVDSNSVVIPNVKSGEINETKYVLDALKVQNREQFTPIGFGRKAWGTAQQSSNAVIITERMTLKNFMPSVIGMGAKDAVYLLESKGLKVSLSGMGKVQSQSIPQGTRIVKRQTVTIQLN